A section of the Marispirochaeta aestuarii genome encodes:
- a CDS encoding translocation/assembly module TamB domain-containing protein yields the protein MALSRRNIHIIQVLLLLLLIGLTVVILWPFQKALDRSMLEFRHQLIEYLEGRTGRNITYSSISPAVFRHLEIRDLKIFDPGSPDEALLVIRKLRITYNLFDLFSGEPLQAVREIRLENTALGFNLQQDQDLLRLVRDLTTSPTPGPAGELFGEKLNKGLVISGRNLSFSFVDGGRIARIDRLFFDIHREEKRFSFEVRGDAGYSDSRSDTLFSEFQSYLSASGGMDLSGRRGDFSLMMRDIQSSLFDLPRITFFVEYSPSRVQVRKIQDREPFDLELAYEAAGRRLRLSFLGEDFRPSGFFLPRGALTDYRPWFDAVLSGNAEAAFNLDLSDLDYRGDLLFDLSRSELPVLFDGRINFEGNTRRIAMNPLYIESDRGRLTFQGDILMDSLLPSGGLRLRDVILPTGAFLNGDLDFRRSGSTVTAGGGLRVGDVLFPGLSGNIGRNGDDWEYDFLVPVESADTGRGYVSLEGGFYADTGFLQNTGRIQDIPLDASVRLFSGRQTPELLNRQNLRWSSSFFHYQEGDNYAFYLPNALVDHPQDPNRRITFQFSGSNEGFDLNVDSLLYNQYQAKGAVNLQSDPDEGIRFAATATLQDIPYQVRGSYGDGRLVLQGDYIETFLIDLGDTRRFYIKTRDFPIPFTRETSHLDLTSRGYYRDFGYWLVRFENSSLRNFPFTRGDDSLSLSMVADPNRINIYNIEYSDDISAVRGNGYFALDSFIPGDFLSLRGDGWLQLFSRDSEEQYQAVLSLEDGQLESDFSVRNAPLRRFGESPVQGNFSGDVTLTGALEQPDIYARFELEEGELNQDPFNFRTVFTLDSERMDIREFELEYLGMNLQQGRGALRFQEGDVEFRGELRLPFQEDMLRSTVELSMDTAAIPQRLGLDEIIRNPFDGRLSVRDIQLGNDQKEPWEISFGYDGELFAFYGGPGNSVSGTLDKNREFSLALVEPLPLQLRLNGSLEEGNINAELEQITLDVEPLQGGFRFPYFYLNSGTVSGENIKVSGPMNDPDFDGLLFARDISAESPVIPEAVGPFDGQLRLEEKTLSINNLSLPVGTGSVNADLSFAMEHWVPATYDIRIRTGPNRGVHVKTDIGQLKLDGYAIGSFNILGDRSGTELGGRLTLSSAVLTLTNEELPTPPPSSPHTLRTDFTFITGRSVEFLWPSANLPILRSFAKTGQEMTVKYDSGSETLAVLGDVEIQGGIILYFQRNFFITEGAVRFNENEIKFDPLLSARAELREIDEEGKSVQIFLVVDERPFSQFSPRFEATPSKTDAEIAALLGYSIFGGSTGEPITPSDALIQTSDLLIGQLGIVRSFEQSMKEIFNLDLFSIRTQILQNILLDRMVVEEQSTQHGSIPSNQLGRYLDNTTLFLGKYFGDDVFLEAMLQVQSNEQFFSTYSGEDIYSLETEISLEWKTPFFLLDVAVYPDFRDIVSSITTAKVGLSWSLSF from the coding sequence ATGGCATTGTCACGGCGGAATATACATATAATACAGGTTCTGTTGCTTCTCTTGCTCATCGGTCTTACCGTTGTCATTCTCTGGCCCTTTCAGAAGGCCCTGGACCGGAGCATGCTTGAGTTCCGGCATCAGCTGATTGAATATCTGGAAGGAAGAACAGGCAGAAACATTACCTACAGCAGTATTTCTCCGGCGGTATTCCGGCACCTGGAAATACGGGATCTGAAAATATTCGATCCCGGATCTCCGGATGAAGCGCTGCTAGTCATCCGTAAACTGAGGATCACCTATAATCTGTTTGATCTCTTTTCCGGGGAACCTCTGCAGGCAGTGCGGGAGATCCGCTTGGAAAATACCGCCCTGGGTTTTAATTTGCAGCAGGATCAGGACCTCCTCCGTCTTGTCCGGGACCTGACGACTTCCCCCACACCAGGCCCGGCGGGGGAGTTGTTTGGAGAAAAACTCAATAAAGGCCTGGTCATCAGCGGGCGAAACCTCTCATTCTCCTTTGTCGACGGTGGGAGGATAGCCCGTATCGATCGGCTTTTCTTCGATATACACCGCGAAGAAAAAAGGTTCAGCTTTGAGGTCCGGGGAGACGCCGGGTATTCCGACAGCCGCTCCGATACCCTGTTCAGCGAATTTCAGTCCTATCTGTCTGCGTCCGGGGGGATGGATCTGTCGGGACGGCGGGGTGATTTTTCCCTTATGATGCGGGATATCCAGAGCAGTCTCTTTGATCTGCCTCGAATTACCTTCTTCGTTGAATATTCTCCCTCCCGGGTTCAGGTACGAAAAATCCAGGATCGGGAACCCTTTGATCTTGAGCTGGCGTACGAAGCGGCCGGACGGAGACTCAGACTCAGCTTCCTGGGTGAGGATTTCCGTCCTTCAGGTTTTTTCCTTCCCCGGGGAGCTCTTACAGATTACAGACCCTGGTTCGACGCTGTTCTGAGCGGAAATGCGGAAGCAGCCTTTAACCTCGATTTGTCTGATCTGGATTACCGGGGGGATCTGCTTTTCGACCTGTCCCGGAGTGAACTTCCCGTTCTGTTTGACGGGCGGATTAATTTTGAGGGAAATACCCGGCGCATTGCGATGAATCCGCTCTATATAGAATCTGACAGGGGAAGACTGACCTTTCAGGGGGACATCCTGATGGATTCACTCCTTCCTTCGGGGGGCTTGAGGCTGCGGGACGTGATTCTTCCCACCGGGGCTTTCCTGAACGGCGATCTTGACTTCCGGCGTTCAGGATCCACCGTAACAGCAGGCGGGGGACTCAGAGTGGGGGATGTGCTTTTTCCGGGCCTGAGCGGGAATATCGGTCGGAACGGAGATGATTGGGAGTATGATTTCCTGGTCCCTGTGGAATCAGCCGATACCGGCCGCGGCTATGTCAGTCTTGAAGGCGGTTTTTATGCCGACACGGGTTTTCTGCAGAACACCGGACGAATCCAGGACATTCCCCTTGATGCCAGTGTCAGGCTTTTCTCCGGCCGGCAGACCCCCGAACTGCTGAATCGGCAGAATCTGCGATGGAGCAGTTCTTTTTTCCATTACCAGGAGGGGGACAATTACGCATTTTATCTTCCCAATGCCCTGGTGGATCATCCGCAGGATCCCAACCGGAGGATTACCTTTCAGTTCAGCGGGAGCAACGAAGGTTTTGATTTGAACGTGGATTCGCTGCTGTATAATCAGTACCAGGCAAAAGGCGCAGTAAATCTGCAGTCCGACCCGGACGAAGGTATCCGATTTGCCGCGACGGCCACTCTTCAGGATATTCCCTACCAGGTCCGTGGAAGCTACGGAGACGGACGTCTGGTCCTGCAGGGAGATTACATAGAAACATTCCTGATCGATCTTGGAGATACCAGGCGATTTTACATTAAAACCCGGGATTTCCCCATACCCTTCACCCGTGAAACCTCTCACCTTGATCTTACCTCCCGGGGATACTACAGGGATTTCGGATACTGGCTGGTCAGGTTCGAGAATTCTTCCCTGCGGAATTTCCCCTTCACCCGGGGGGACGACTCGCTGAGTCTCTCCATGGTAGCCGACCCCAACCGGATAAATATCTACAATATTGAATATTCTGATGATATTTCCGCTGTCAGGGGAAACGGGTATTTTGCCCTGGACAGCTTCATACCCGGGGATTTTCTTTCCCTCCGGGGTGATGGCTGGCTTCAGCTTTTTTCCAGGGACAGTGAAGAGCAGTATCAGGCAGTCCTCTCCCTGGAGGACGGTCAGCTGGAGTCCGATTTCTCCGTCAGGAACGCACCCCTGCGCCGCTTTGGCGAGTCCCCGGTACAGGGGAACTTCTCCGGGGATGTTACCCTGACCGGTGCCCTGGAACAGCCGGATATTTATGCACGTTTTGAACTCGAAGAAGGGGAGCTGAATCAGGATCCCTTCAACTTCAGAACGGTATTCACCCTTGATTCCGAGCGTATGGATATTCGGGAATTCGAACTGGAATATCTCGGAATGAACCTGCAGCAGGGAAGGGGCGCCCTCCGTTTTCAGGAAGGGGATGTGGAGTTTCGCGGAGAGTTGCGTTTGCCCTTCCAGGAGGACATGCTCAGAAGTACCGTGGAACTGAGCATGGATACTGCCGCAATCCCGCAGCGTCTGGGTCTGGACGAGATTATCAGAAATCCCTTCGACGGCAGACTTTCGGTGCGGGACATCCAGCTGGGAAACGATCAAAAAGAGCCCTGGGAAATAAGTTTCGGGTATGACGGAGAACTGTTTGCTTTTTACGGCGGTCCCGGGAATTCGGTGTCTGGTACCCTTGATAAAAACAGGGAGTTCTCCCTGGCCCTGGTTGAACCCCTGCCTCTTCAGCTTCGTTTGAATGGAAGCCTGGAAGAGGGAAACATCAATGCCGAACTGGAACAAATCACCCTTGATGTCGAGCCTTTGCAGGGAGGCTTCCGCTTTCCGTATTTTTACCTGAACAGCGGAACCGTCAGCGGGGAAAACATAAAGGTCAGCGGCCCCATGAACGATCCGGATTTTGACGGTCTTCTCTTTGCCCGGGATATATCCGCTGAATCACCGGTAATTCCCGAGGCAGTCGGACCCTTTGACGGTCAGCTTCGGCTTGAAGAGAAGACCTTGTCGATAAACAATCTTTCTCTTCCGGTGGGAACCGGAAGCGTCAACGCCGATCTGTCCTTTGCCATGGAGCACTGGGTACCGGCAACCTACGACATACGCATAAGGACAGGACCAAACCGCGGGGTACATGTAAAAACCGATATCGGCCAGCTCAAGCTGGACGGCTATGCCATCGGCAGTTTCAATATCCTGGGAGACCGGAGCGGTACGGAACTGGGCGGACGACTGACACTGAGTTCTGCGGTACTCACCCTTACCAATGAAGAACTGCCCACTCCGCCTCCGTCTTCGCCCCACACCCTGCGCACCGATTTTACCTTTATAACGGGTCGCAGCGTGGAGTTTCTCTGGCCGTCGGCAAATCTTCCGATCCTGCGCAGTTTTGCGAAAACAGGTCAGGAGATGACGGTGAAATACGACAGCGGCAGTGAAACCCTGGCGGTGCTGGGGGACGTGGAAATCCAGGGAGGGATTATCCTCTATTTTCAGCGGAACTTCTTTATTACCGAAGGAGCGGTCAGGTTCAATGAAAACGAAATCAAGTTTGATCCGCTGCTCTCCGCCCGGGCGGAACTGCGGGAGATCGACGAGGAAGGGAAGAGTGTACAGATCTTTCTGGTTGTGGATGAGCGGCCTTTCAGTCAGTTTTCACCCCGTTTTGAAGCGACGCCGAGTAAAACAGATGCCGAAATAGCAGCCCTGCTGGGGTACTCGATTTTCGGCGGCAGTACGGGCGAACCGATTACCCCTTCGGATGCCCTTATTCAGACCAGCGATTTATTAATCGGCCAGCTGGGAATTGTGCGGTCCTTTGAACAGTCCATGAAAGAGATATTCAATCTCGATCTTTTCAGTATACGAACTCAGATTCTGCAGAATATTCTGTTGGACCGGATGGTTGTGGAGGAGCAGAGTACCCAGCACGGAAGCATACCATCGAATCAGTTGGGACGCTATCTTGACAACACAACCCTATTTTTGGGAAAGTACTTTGGCGACGATGTTTTTCTTGAAGCCATGCTTCAGGTTCAGTCGAACGAGCAGTTTTTTTCCACTTATAGCGGAGAGGATATCTATTCTCTGGAAACGGAAATATCGTTGGAATGGAAAACACCATTTTTCCTGCTCGATGTGGCGGTGTATCCGGATTTTCGTGATATAGTTTCCAGTATTACCACTGCGAAGGTGGGGCTCTCGTGGTCGTTATCATTCTAA
- the tmk gene encoding dTMP kinase — translation MEKINNFFVIEGLDGSGTTTQLHRIGRRSEGLSPVLFPTFEPTDNPIGQLIRKILHKEVTVPHDTLMRLFSADRSLHLFEKNHGILDRIASGETVLSDRYLFSSVAYQSLYASLDDVLQLNHFPLPQRVFFIELSPELCASRRKTRSKEELFDETEMQRKIRDNYYRAFECFPDLDIQIIDGSASIDEITRIIWRSLPYPPIE, via the coding sequence ATGGAAAAAATCAACAACTTCTTTGTTATTGAAGGACTGGACGGATCCGGAACTACAACCCAGCTTCATCGCATCGGCCGAAGAAGCGAGGGCCTTTCTCCGGTGCTTTTTCCAACCTTTGAACCGACGGACAACCCCATTGGACAACTGATACGAAAAATCCTCCATAAGGAAGTGACGGTTCCCCATGATACCCTGATGCGCCTTTTTTCCGCGGACCGCTCCCTTCATCTCTTCGAAAAAAACCATGGGATTCTGGACCGTATAGCCTCGGGAGAAACAGTCCTCTCGGATCGTTATCTTTTTTCCAGTGTTGCCTATCAGTCCCTCTATGCCTCCCTGGATGATGTCCTTCAGCTTAACCACTTTCCTCTTCCCCAGCGGGTTTTTTTTATTGAACTGTCGCCGGAACTCTGTGCTTCCCGCCGAAAAACCCGCTCCAAAGAGGAACTCTTTGACGAAACGGAGATGCAGCGAAAGATCCGGGACAACTATTACCGTGCCTTCGAATGTTTCCCGGACCTTGATATTCAGATTATCGACGGGAGCGCCTCCATAGATGAGATAACACGGATTATCTGGAGATCCCTGCCGTATCCGCCGATAGAATAA
- the queA gene encoding tRNA preQ1(34) S-adenosylmethionine ribosyltransferase-isomerase QueA gives MLTRDFSFDLPEHLIAQFPPEHRGESRLLLLDRKTGTSSDHVMAEFPELLPENSLVVFNNTRVRKSRIFGRTENGGSVEFLLLKEREPGLWDAVVQRRKRQKIGRRYSFPEGVEAVLVDKPGDRGILRFDPPLDKAYLERNGAIPLPPYIRRSADESDSERYQTVYSREEGSVAAPTAGLHFTPAILHRIRERAEIRYVTLHVGIGTFAPIRTEHLSDHRMHTEEYEVSVETADAVNRARREKRPVVAVGTTTVRTLESAFSEGKLAAGRNSTDLFISPGYRFKIVDHMFTNFHTPGSSLLVMVSAFAGREVILEAYAEAVRKEYRFFSYGDAMFIQ, from the coding sequence GTGCTGACCAGGGATTTCTCTTTTGATTTACCGGAACATCTGATTGCCCAGTTTCCTCCGGAGCACCGGGGAGAATCCAGATTACTGCTGCTGGACAGAAAAACAGGCACAAGCTCCGACCATGTTATGGCGGAATTTCCTGAACTCCTCCCGGAGAACAGTCTTGTTGTATTCAACAATACCCGGGTAAGAAAATCCAGGATCTTCGGCAGAACCGAAAACGGCGGCAGCGTGGAGTTCCTGCTGCTGAAAGAGAGGGAGCCCGGGCTGTGGGATGCCGTGGTTCAGAGGCGCAAGCGGCAGAAGATCGGCCGTCGCTACAGTTTTCCCGAAGGGGTGGAGGCTGTTCTTGTGGATAAACCCGGAGATCGGGGCATCCTGCGTTTTGATCCTCCCCTGGATAAGGCCTACCTGGAACGCAATGGAGCCATTCCTCTTCCTCCGTATATTCGGCGTTCTGCGGACGAAAGCGACAGCGAACGCTACCAGACCGTCTATTCCCGGGAGGAAGGCTCAGTCGCCGCACCCACCGCGGGTCTTCATTTTACCCCGGCAATTCTCCACCGTATTCGGGAACGGGCAGAGATACGCTACGTTACCCTGCATGTGGGAATAGGGACCTTTGCGCCTATCCGTACTGAGCACCTGTCTGACCACCGTATGCATACGGAGGAGTACGAGGTATCCGTCGAAACAGCGGATGCGGTGAACCGGGCACGAAGAGAGAAGCGCCCTGTCGTTGCGGTGGGTACGACCACGGTTCGGACCCTGGAATCCGCTTTTTCTGAAGGAAAACTGGCTGCGGGCAGGAATTCGACGGATCTTTTTATTTCACCGGGTTACAGATTCAAAATAGTGGATCATATGTTTACCAACTTTCACACCCCCGGTTCCAGCCTGCTGGTGATGGTGTCAGCCTTTGCAGGGAGAGAAGTCATTCTGGAGGCATATGCAGAGGCCGTACGGAAGGAGTATCGTTTTTTCTCCTATGGAGATGCCATGTTCATTCAGTAG
- the ruvB gene encoding Holliday junction branch migration DNA helicase RuvB — protein sequence MENDSFLRGDFTAEDEKELSLRPATLGEFLGQPSLKENLSVFIRAARERGEALDHLFLAGPPGLGKTTLAGIVAAEMKAEFKATSAPALDKPKDLAGILTSLTENSVFFIDEIHRLKPVVEEMLYIAMEDNEIDWVIGQGPAARTIRIQIPHFTLIGATTKAGQVAGPLYSRFGISFRMNFYETADLEKIIRRTAGILETSVTPGAVARLAMSARGTPRVANRLLKRMRDFAQILGKSGDGTVTEKIVEEGLGRLEIDEYGLERLDRQILATIISRYNGGPVGAETLAISVGEAIESLEDFYEPYLIQRGFLQRTPRGRMVTDLAYEHLKIEAGERSADQGFLF from the coding sequence ATGGAGAATGACAGCTTCCTGCGGGGCGATTTTACTGCGGAGGACGAAAAAGAGCTCTCCCTGCGGCCTGCCACCCTGGGAGAATTCCTGGGTCAGCCTTCACTTAAGGAGAACCTGTCGGTCTTTATCCGCGCCGCCCGGGAGCGAGGCGAGGCTCTGGATCACCTCTTTCTGGCCGGACCTCCGGGGCTGGGCAAGACAACCCTGGCGGGAATCGTGGCTGCCGAAATGAAGGCGGAGTTCAAAGCGACCTCTGCTCCTGCCCTGGACAAACCGAAGGACCTGGCGGGGATTTTGACTTCTCTTACGGAGAACTCGGTCTTTTTCATCGACGAAATCCACCGTCTTAAGCCGGTTGTGGAGGAGATGCTCTACATCGCCATGGAAGACAACGAGATAGACTGGGTTATCGGACAGGGGCCGGCTGCCAGGACAATCCGAATCCAGATTCCCCATTTTACCCTGATAGGGGCAACCACAAAGGCAGGTCAGGTGGCGGGTCCCCTGTACAGCCGTTTTGGAATCTCCTTCCGTATGAACTTCTACGAGACCGCTGACCTGGAAAAGATAATCAGGCGTACAGCCGGTATTCTGGAAACCTCCGTAACCCCCGGCGCTGTGGCCAGGCTGGCTATGAGTGCCAGAGGAACCCCGCGGGTCGCAAACAGGCTGCTGAAAAGGATGCGGGATTTTGCGCAGATTCTGGGAAAATCCGGTGACGGAACTGTAACGGAGAAGATAGTGGAGGAGGGGCTGGGGCGGCTGGAGATCGACGAGTACGGTCTTGAACGCCTGGACAGGCAGATCCTCGCTACCATCATCAGCCGCTATAACGGAGGTCCCGTGGGTGCCGAAACTCTCGCCATATCCGTGGGGGAGGCCATTGAATCTCTTGAAGATTTTTATGAACCCTACCTGATTCAGCGGGGTTTCCTTCAGCGGACTCCCCGGGGTAGGATGGTAACCGACCTGGCTTATGAACACCTGAAAATTGAAGCGGGAGAGCGGAGTGCTGACCAGGGATTTCTCTTTTGA
- the ruvA gene encoding Holliday junction branch migration protein RuvA → MYNSLTGTITEIRSSECCIDVGGVEYILSVTSGALQSLQPGSRQRLLVYLHHKEDAMKLYGFADETERTVFTKLLKVSGVGPSLAVKILSGLPSRRLASAIEEGDIASLSSIPGLGKKTAQKIILALQGTIVSADAAAGGPHGDIISALADMGFDRNAAAEAVRSLINKLPEDIDKEEAEGRLMREAIVLLSRGAGA, encoded by the coding sequence ATGTACAACAGTCTTACTGGAACAATAACCGAGATACGCAGCTCCGAATGCTGCATTGATGTGGGCGGGGTCGAATATATCCTGTCTGTAACAAGCGGCGCACTTCAATCTCTGCAGCCCGGCTCCCGTCAGCGTCTTCTTGTATATCTTCACCATAAAGAAGATGCCATGAAACTCTACGGCTTTGCCGACGAGACCGAGAGGACGGTTTTCACGAAACTTCTGAAGGTTTCCGGTGTAGGCCCCAGTCTGGCAGTAAAGATCCTTTCCGGTCTTCCTTCCCGTCGTCTGGCGAGTGCCATTGAGGAGGGAGATATTGCATCTTTGAGCTCAATTCCGGGGCTCGGAAAAAAGACTGCCCAGAAGATCATCCTTGCCCTGCAGGGTACCATTGTCTCTGCCGATGCTGCAGCCGGCGGCCCCCACGGAGATATAATATCGGCCCTTGCGGATATGGGCTTTGACCGGAACGCCGCCGCCGAAGCGGTCCGGTCCCTGATTAATAAGCTTCCCGAGGATATCGACAAAGAAGAAGCCGAAGGGCGCCTCATGCGGGAAGCCATCGTCCTGTTGAGCCGGGGCGCAGGAGCATAG
- the ruvC gene encoding crossover junction endodeoxyribonuclease RuvC encodes MRVLGIDPGLANTGWGIIDARGSRLRHVSHGSITTSARELNGRRLLTIRRELIDIIRKYKPEIVGIESIYFAKNQTSAIPVAQAMGVVLVTCEELDLRVEAFSPPMIKQAVAGVGRADKEQMQELLRLILGLKDPPRPDHAADALAAAVCRYNYLSPEQTAEGKED; translated from the coding sequence ATGAGGGTCCTCGGGATTGATCCGGGATTGGCCAATACGGGCTGGGGTATAATCGACGCCAGAGGCAGCAGACTGCGGCATGTTTCCCACGGGAGTATCACTACTTCGGCCAGGGAGTTGAACGGGCGTCGTCTTTTGACTATTCGGCGGGAGCTCATAGATATTATCCGAAAATATAAACCGGAGATCGTCGGAATAGAGAGCATCTATTTTGCCAAGAACCAGACCTCCGCGATACCCGTCGCCCAGGCTATGGGGGTGGTCCTTGTTACCTGCGAAGAGCTGGACCTGAGGGTGGAGGCATTCTCTCCCCCCATGATTAAACAGGCAGTTGCAGGGGTCGGCAGGGCTGACAAGGAGCAGATGCAGGAGCTCCTCCGGCTCATCCTCGGTTTAAAGGATCCTCCCAGGCCGGATCATGCCGCTGATGCTCTTGCAGCTGCGGTTTGCCGGTACAACTACCTGTCTCCGGAACAGACGGCAGAGGGGAAAGAAGATTAA
- a CDS encoding YebC/PmpR family DNA-binding transcriptional regulator, giving the protein MSGHSKWASIKHKKGAADAKRGKIFSKIIKEITVAARMGGGDEEANPRLRTAVLKAKAANMPKDNIARAIKKGTGEIEGVDYIELTYEAYGPGGVAIMIEALTDNKNRTAADIRSILTKGGGSLGETGCVSYLFKRKGIIAYNAAEYSEEAIFEAALEAGAEDVSHEGDSIEVTTEPESFEEVLTALQGAGFTEEMAEVSLVPEAYVSLDTESTAKVMRLIERIDDHDDVQSVSTNIDIPDDFEMPED; this is encoded by the coding sequence ATGTCCGGTCACAGTAAATGGGCATCTATTAAGCATAAAAAGGGCGCTGCGGACGCCAAACGGGGAAAGATTTTCTCCAAGATTATAAAGGAGATTACCGTTGCAGCCAGAATGGGCGGTGGAGACGAAGAAGCCAATCCTCGGCTGAGGACTGCGGTGCTCAAGGCCAAGGCGGCCAATATGCCCAAGGATAATATCGCCCGGGCTATAAAAAAGGGAACAGGTGAAATAGAAGGGGTCGATTATATCGAACTTACCTATGAAGCCTATGGACCCGGCGGGGTCGCCATCATGATCGAGGCTCTTACGGATAACAAAAACAGAACCGCCGCGGATATCCGGAGTATCCTCACCAAGGGAGGCGGCAGCCTCGGAGAAACAGGATGTGTCTCCTACCTTTTCAAGCGCAAGGGCATTATTGCCTACAATGCGGCCGAGTATTCTGAAGAAGCCATTTTTGAAGCAGCCCTCGAGGCAGGCGCCGAAGATGTCAGTCACGAGGGAGACAGTATCGAGGTCACCACCGAGCCTGAAAGCTTCGAAGAGGTCCTTACAGCCCTGCAGGGCGCAGGATTCACCGAAGAGATGGCCGAGGTAAGCCTGGTTCCGGAAGCCTATGTAAGTCTGGACACCGAATCCACCGCCAAGGTCATGCGGCTCATCGAGCGTATTGACGATCATGATGACGTTCAGTCGGTTTCAACGAATATCGATATCCCCGATGACTTCGAGATGCCTGAAGATTAA
- the hemW gene encoding radical SAM family heme chaperone HemW encodes MKPALYVHIPFCSAKCDYCDFFSLDCRSREDKEAFTRALVRQLSFFCDRLKIDEFPTVYIGGGTPTSLTPESLEMIFSAIARAGGKLPLEWTVEVNPESLSRDHLDLFSAYPVTRLSMGVQSIHGPSRKFLGRRGSLKSVYAAFDLLGKNWKGKLSIDLIRGLPESASLLLEEELAMLPLSGIEHISLYDLSLEEGTPLALRTGKIGARNDSLPRDIESRGFLHYEVSNYAKPGNESLHNRSYWEMEPYLGIGPGAVSLLYGNDSWMHQSVRPDLNLYLRGKPEDYTEIEYPSAVEFFIEHLFMGFRQVRGISLEKIERRFGHSLRDIIPRTLGVWADSLSIDTEAGRLALGPEAFWIQDRFFLDAWKELESLNPFA; translated from the coding sequence ATGAAACCGGCTCTGTATGTTCACATACCTTTTTGCAGTGCAAAGTGCGATTACTGCGATTTTTTTTCCCTGGACTGCCGAAGCAGAGAGGATAAAGAAGCCTTTACCAGGGCGCTTGTCAGGCAGCTGAGCTTTTTTTGTGACAGGCTGAAGATTGATGAGTTTCCCACGGTCTATATCGGCGGAGGCACTCCCACAAGTCTGACACCGGAATCTCTGGAGATGATTTTCTCCGCCATAGCCAGGGCAGGGGGGAAGCTTCCCCTTGAGTGGACCGTTGAAGTTAATCCTGAATCCCTGAGCAGGGATCATCTGGACCTCTTTTCCGCTTATCCGGTAACCCGGTTAAGTATGGGGGTACAGAGCATTCACGGGCCCTCCAGGAAGTTCCTGGGAAGACGGGGCAGTCTGAAATCGGTGTACGCCGCTTTCGATCTGCTCGGGAAAAACTGGAAGGGGAAGCTCAGTATCGACCTGATTCGCGGACTCCCGGAAAGTGCGTCCCTGCTCCTGGAGGAGGAGCTGGCCATGCTGCCCCTTTCGGGAATTGAGCATATATCTCTCTACGATCTCAGCCTCGAGGAGGGTACTCCCCTTGCTCTTCGCACCGGGAAGATCGGAGCGCGGAATGACAGTCTGCCCCGGGATATTGAGTCCAGGGGTTTCCTGCATTACGAGGTAAGCAACTATGCAAAGCCTGGAAATGAGAGCCTGCACAACCGGTCATACTGGGAGATGGAACCATACCTGGGTATTGGCCCCGGGGCGGTTTCACTTTTATACGGGAATGATAGCTGGATGCATCAGAGTGTCCGACCTGACCTGAATCTTTATCTGAGGGGAAAACCGGAGGATTACACGGAGATAGAATACCCTTCCGCTGTAGAATTTTTTATCGAACACCTCTTTATGGGGTTTCGGCAGGTGCGCGGAATTTCCCTGGAAAAGATCGAAAGACGCTTCGGACACAGCCTCCGGGACATTATCCCCCGAACCCTGGGTGTCTGGGCGGACAGTCTTTCCATCGATACTGAAGCGGGCAGGCTTGCTCTTGGTCCGGAAGCCTTCTGGATTCAGGACAGGTTCTTTCTCGATGCCTGGAAGGAGCTGGAATCCCTTAATCCCTTTGCTTGA
- the lepB gene encoding signal peptidase I, whose amino-acid sequence MFQQNGGFSRYSAYVRGKKQRTRIKKILITAAGFFIFVGLLSIAGISSLEMRGEAMEPALHNGDRLLGAALPYGLSFGLSQKRYFAAGRPERGDLVLARPGYDSSPSPWFIALDRVLGIISFQKINMESILGAHRGDSLIVRRIIGIPGDTLYMKDGRVFCRPSGEDEFLREDRLTKEEYSLTLPEGIPGWESAYPGNSDFSRIVLRENEYFLLCDNRGVMDDSRLWGPVPLRAVLGKILFTYWPLPFF is encoded by the coding sequence ATGTTTCAGCAAAACGGCGGCTTCTCCCGCTATTCAGCTTATGTGCGGGGCAAAAAACAGCGGACCCGGATAAAAAAAATCCTTATTACAGCGGCCGGGTTTTTTATTTTTGTCGGCCTTCTATCGATTGCCGGTATAAGCAGCCTGGAGATGCGCGGAGAGGCAATGGAGCCTGCTCTCCATAACGGTGACCGCCTGCTTGGTGCGGCGCTCCCCTATGGTTTGAGTTTCGGCCTTTCTCAGAAACGTTATTTTGCCGCCGGAAGGCCGGAAAGGGGAGATCTTGTCCTCGCCCGGCCTGGATACGATTCTTCTCCTTCCCCCTGGTTCATCGCTCTGGACAGGGTTCTTGGAATAATCAGTTTTCAGAAGATCAACATGGAGTCCATCCTTGGCGCACACCGCGGCGATTCCCTGATTGTCCGCAGGATCATCGGGATCCCCGGCGACACCCTCTATATGAAAGACGGGAGGGTGTTTTGCAGGCCCTCCGGGGAGGATGAGTTTCTGAGGGAGGATAGGCTGACAAAGGAAGAATACTCTCTCACGCTTCCTGAAGGAATCCCCGGCTGGGAATCAGCTTACCCTGGAAACTCCGATTTCTCCCGGATAGTGCTCCGGGAGAATGAGTATTTTCTGCTCTGCGACAACCGTGGAGTAATGGACGATTCCCGCCTGTGGGGACCGGTTCCCCTGAGGGCGGTCCTGGGGAAGATCCTGTTCACCTATTGGCCTCTTCCTTTTTTCTGA